Proteins found in one Ovis canadensis isolate MfBH-ARS-UI-01 breed Bighorn chromosome 20, ARS-UI_OviCan_v2, whole genome shotgun sequence genomic segment:
- the SLC25A27 gene encoding mitochondrial uncoupling protein 4 isoform X5: MSTPDDAESLSPLAQRWPRASKFLLSGCAATVAELATFPLDLTKTRLQIQGEAALARLGDGAAESAPYRGMVRTALGIVQEEGFLKLWQGVTPAIYRHIVYSGGRMVTYEHLREVVFGKSEDKHYPLWKSVIGGMMAGVVGQFLANPTDLVKVQMQMEGKRKLEGKPLRFRGVHHAFAKILAEGGIRGLWAGWVPNIQRAALVNMGDLTTYDTVKHYLVLNTPLEDNIVTHGLSRYS; this comes from the exons ATGTCGACTCCAGACGATGCGGAGAGCCTCTCGCCGCTCGCCCAGAGATGGCCCCGCGCGAGCAAGTTCCTCCTGTCGGGCTGCGCGGCCACCGTGGCCGAGCTAG CAACCTTTCCCCTCGACCTCACAAAAACTCGACTTCAAATACAAGGAGAAGCCGCCCTTGCTCGATTGGGAGATGGTGCAGCAGAGTCTGCTCCATACAGGGGCATGGTACGCACCGCCCTAGGGATTGTCcaggaggaaggctttctaaagCTCTGGCAAGGAGTGACACCCGCCATTTACAGACACATAG TGTATTCTGGAGGTCGAATGGTCACTTATGAACATCTCCGTGAAGTTGTATTTGGCAAAAGTGAAGATAAGCATTATCCCCTTTG GAAATCAGTGATTGGAGGGATGATGGCTGGTGTTGTTGGCCAATTTTTAGCCAACCCCACTGACCTAGTGAAGGTTCAAATGcaaatggaaggaaaaaggaaacttgAAGGAAAACCACTGCG ATTTCGTGGTGTGCATCATGCCTTTGCAAAAATCTTAGCTGAAGGAGGAATTCGTGGGCTTTGGGCAGGCTGGGTACCCAATATACAAAGAGCAGCGCTGGTGAATATGGGAG ATTTAACCACTTACGACACAGTAAAACACTACTTGGTGTTGAATACTCCACTTGAGGACAACATCGTGACTCATGGCTTATCAAG